TGGCCCTAGTATGATCAGGGGATTCccgtttttctctttcttaaaCGCCTACATGTTATGCGCGTCTTCGTCATTTTTGTAGCTGAGTTCGAtaagtttatgttatttctgTCGCGAAGTAACGATATAACGATTTATGGCTGCAAGAGAAGGAATTAAAAAACTAGGCGGCAGCGTCAAGTTCAACCCGTCAAACAAAATGCTATCcacaaaaatatggaaaagaaTATGAATGTTAACtgtttgagtttttattttaattaattaagaataCTAATAtgagttattttatttttattgtttcatttaaaaaaacctATGTGCGGAATTTGTGGGGAATCAGCGGAATTTTGTCCCCAAACTTGGGGAATTTTATCCCGATTTTTGGGgaattgtataaatttgcattggcaaccctgatcgatatagtaccgcattcaaaatataccatagacggcacaatataccagattgtcagccaaagcaactcaaaccattagtaagtaggcgtttttgcccatacaaaagtatttctttaataacttcgacaatttttatctaatcgcaaacaaattttcataactactatagtttttattgtatataccaactctagctttaaaattactcttgttactcgatttttttgatatttgggGGCGGAagagggcgtggcaaaaattagaagccaacttgatctgcgtgcaaaaataagaaatgctgtcgaaaattatagctctatctcttatagtctctgagatctaggtgttcatacggacagacggacatggctagatcgtctcggctcaagaatatatatactttatagggccggagatgcctccttctacctgttacatacatttcctgccgacacaaagttataatacccttctactctatgggtagctggtataaaAATGTGAGTTTATGAAAAAGCAAACAGAATTCCTTATGCATATAATTACCACGGAAGGCATAAAACCAAACccaaacaaaatcaaagctATTGTTGATAGGTTTTCGCGATCGACCTCTTGCTGACGTGCCTACTCAAGCtgtaaaattacgaaaatcgaaaatatatttgttgttgttgggagcAAAAAAGATGAGTCACTTTGAAGGCTGCTGATGCGCAAATTAAAACACGTCTAATTCGTTTGCTAGTTGCGAAAGGAGAGAgcgacaatttattgtttgccggTTATTCCGACATTAGTAgttaaaggaaaacaaaagttgAGCGAAAGCTTATAACTAAAATGTAACAACTGTAGCAAAGAGCGCAAGATTGAGAGTAAATGTAACTGCTCAGTTAGGCTGAGCAGGCTTACAGTGGGACAAGGCGCTTGATTTAACACCGGCCACCTTGGAATACCCGACGTGGGATTTCAAATCACTGGCAACCGTGCTAATTTATGGATTGGGCGCTTGAATGTACCAGTGCCCGTTCTAATTTCGGCCACCCGTATTTGGCCGTCTGTTCCTCTGGTTACGCCTGCGACCCTTCCAGTTATCCACCGCTGAGGTGGCGTGTTGTCCTCGTGAACCAGGACGAGGCATCCGACCTCCAAGCCGGGCTGTGGAGACTTCCATTTGGTGCGGATTTGGAGGTTGTGGATGTAGTCCTTCGACCACGCGAGCCAAAACCGCTGTCTGAGCGTGGATAACATTTGCCACCGTCGCAAATACGTCAGCTCTTTGTTGGGCCTGTCTGGCACGGATCCTTGCGGCAGCGAACGTATGGCTTGCCCGATTAGAAGATGGCCCGGCGTTAGAGCCTCGCCATCGTTGGGATCGGAGCTGAGTGGAGTGAGAGGCCGCGAGTTGAGGATGGCCTCGACATCTGCCAGATGAGCTCTGACCTCGCTTTCCGTCAGTGACGCGTTGGCCATTTGCCGGACGAGGAGATGCTTTGCGGATTTCACCGCGGCTTCCCACAGCCCTCCGAAATGTGGGGCTCGAGGAGGGATGAAGTGCCATTCCATCCCCATCTCCGACGCGAACAACTGCAGTTTCTCCTGCTGCTTCGTGAACTCCATCTGTAGCTCCTTGAGTACGTTGTTTGTCCCGACGAAGTTGGTGGCGTTGTCCGAATACATCCGAAGTGGAACGCCACGCCTTGCGATGAAGCTTTTTAGggttaataaaaaacaattagtGGACAAGTCAGCAACCAGTTCTAGATGAACAGCCTTTgatgcaaaacacacaaatactgctatatacatttttaaaggaGGCCGTCCCGAATTCTCAAGGAGACATTTATGGGTCCGCAAAAATCAACGCCACAAATGTGAAATGGACGTGAAGCAATCAAGCGATCAGTTGGTAACTGCCCCATTACTTGTTCCAATAGTTTTGGCTTGTATCGAAAACAAAGAATGCAACCACGAACTATTTGTGTGCATTCTCTTCGAGCATTAATCAGCCCAATTCTTTGCCTTAAGAGCGAAATCAGAGTTTTAACACCAGCATGACAGTTGGTCTGATGCAAGTCTCTTAAATACAGTCTGACCAAGGGCGAATTTTTTGACATTAAGATTGGAAACTTGGCATCGTCGTCAATCGGTGCATTTAATAATCTGCCACCTACGCGGATCAACGAAAGAGATTTTCCTGGCTCAGAGATTTTCTGAATAAATGGAGCGAGAGATTGAACATTTGGTTGAActaattgatttgcttttagttttttgaatTCCAAGTTGAATTCGGACCGCTGAACCAATTCAAATAACTTTAACGAGGCAAAATACAACTCCTGTTTACTAAGGGCTGAAgaacaatttttagtttttggccagcaaatgaatttataCACATAGGCAATCACTCGAACCAACCTTTTGTATGAAGAAAAGCGAGCCAGTATAGATGACAGAAAATCAGGGTTGGTAGTTAAACAAACCTGAgctgatttttttgtttcactgTTTTTTAAATCGGTTGACAATGAAAAATGAGGATTCTTAGGCCACTCACACTGCTCTTCCATTAAGAATAGTGGGCCTTCTAACCATATCGAGTCGACTAATTCATCGATGTCACACCCACGAGAACAAATATCGGCAGGGTTTGACGCAGAAGGCACATGTCTCCATGTAACATCTTGTGTGAGGTCTTGTATACTGGATACACGATTTGCTACGAATGTTGCTAGCGAAGAAGGCGACATTCTAATCCAATACAGTGTGATTTCTGAATCTGTCCAAAAATGCACACTGTCGATTCCGCATTTGCCAAGCATTGGCTTGACGTACGACCACAATTGCGCCAGTAAATACGCTGCACACAACTCAAGTCTTGGGATCGACTTGGTTTTTAAAGgcgcaacttttgcttttgatgtaAGCAATTTACATTTCACTTTTCCATTCTGATTAGCTCGTATATATAAACAGCAGCCATAAGCGTGGCTGGAAGCGTCTGCAAATCCATGAATTTGGATCTTGGCTTTGCTGGAATTAGTGTATCGTGGAATGGATACTTTATCAAGGTTTAGTagattttctttaattctCTCCCATCTCGTATGCATCTGCATAGGGATAGTTTCGTCCCATGCTAGATGATTTTGCCAGAGCTCTTGCAGTAAGATTCTGGCTTTAATACTGATGGGGCTCAGCAAGCCAAGTGGGTCGAACATACGAGCTGTCACAGACAAAACGTTGCGTTTTGTTGGGCTAAGATCGGTGAAGCTGGAATCCAAATGATATCGAAATATATCAGATTTTGGCGTCCACCGCATGCCCAATGTTTTGATCGAATCTGTGTCGTTGAAACTGAGAACTTTATCAGTTTCATTCCCATTGATTAAAGTAGGGTGGTTGGAGTACCATTTGGCCAATTGGAGACCACCGGAGCTTAGGATATCTGACACTTGGACACAAATCTCCTTCAGCGTGTCAGCATCGTCAGCTCCAGTAAGCATGTCATCGACATAGAAGTCATTGCAGATGACTTTAGCTCCAAGAGGATGTGTTTCCTTATGGCGAACACCAAGTTCGTGAAGGCTTCGTATGGCCAGAAAAGGAGCAGACGCAGTGCCATAAGTAACTGTATTCAGTTGGTAAATTTGAAGCTTTTCTGACGGATTTTCACGCCAGACAATAAGTTGAAACATCCGATCCTTTGGAGACATGCTTACTTGTCTATACATTTTAGTAATATCTGCCGTGAGGGCAAACCGACTAAGACGAAAGCGAATTAGCGACGAGAAGAGTTCCCTCTGTATAGTTGGCCCCACCATTAGAATATCATTCAATGAATAATTTGAAGTCGTTTTGCACGAAGCATCGAAAACAACTCGAAGTTTGGTGGTGGCACTATCAGGCCTCAGGACGCACTGATGTGGTATAAAATAGTGTGGTCCTGGTGGAAAATCAACGGGAG
This window of the Drosophila albomicans strain 15112-1751.03 chromosome 2L, ASM965048v2, whole genome shotgun sequence genome carries:
- the LOC127565041 gene encoding uncharacterized protein LOC127565041: MNSFIARRGVPLRMYSDNATNFVGTNNVLKELQMEFTKQQEKLQLFASEMGMEWHFIPPRAPHFGGLWEAAVKSAKHLLVRQMANASLTESEVRAHLADVEAILNSRPLTPLSSDPNDGEALTPGHLLIGQAIRSLPQGSVPDRPNKELTYLRRWQMLSTLRQRFWLAWSKDYIHNLQIRTKWKSPQPGLEVGCLVLVHEDNTPPQRWITGRVAGVTRGTDGQIRVAEIRTGTGTFKRPIHKLARLPVI